In the Magnetococcales bacterium genome, CAGACAGGGCGTGTTGAAGACTGCCCGTTCCTCGCCGAAGTAGTCACCGGATTCGAGCACATCGACGTGGACACCGGCGATGGATCGTTGGATGCGACCGGAACGGATGATATGGATCCGGTTCAGATCCGGACATGAAACAATCTCTCCGGCGGGAATGATGCGGATGGTCAGATTGTCGAGCAACGGCCCCATCACCGGAGGCGACATGCCTTCGGAAAACAGCGCCGTGGATTGCAGAAAAGTACCGAATTCCGAATGGCGCAGGATGCGCTCCATGAAACCGTTGCGTTGCACCAACTCCCGGTACATCAGCACCGGAATCTCCAACGCCATGACAAAACAGGCCGTGCTGAAAGTATAACGGGAAGCCGTCCCCATCAATCCGGACATTTCGCCGATCATGGCGCCGCTGCTGAGCCGACCAAGATACCCATCCCTGGCGCGAATCTGCTCCACGGCACCCGTCAGGATCAAATGGAGATTTTTGGGAACTTCGCCTTCTTTGAGGAAGATCATGCCCGGTTTCAGATCAAGCACAGGATTGTTGATCAGGATCCGGAGATGATGCAGCGGAATGGTTGGAAACATCGACCGCAAAAAGGCATAGGCCCGACGACGGGCAAAATCCGATTCTCCCGGAATCAAGACATCCATCATGCCATGGGGGGCACTGGAGCCGATCTCCTTTTCCGCCGGCGTCAGTTCCCGCGCCAGATGGGAAAGCAGAATGCGCGCTGATCGATCGGTGGCGAAATCAGCCGCCATGCCGTGAATCATGCCGCCGCCGATATCGAGCTTTTTCAGGTCCGCAGGAGTCAGATATTCGTTTCTGATCTTTTCATAATAGGCACGATCCACTCCGGGTTTGGTCGCATCCTCCACGATCATTTTTTCCAGCAGTTCCAGGGAAACAATGTCGGCAAGATGGGCATAACTCCGATAACCGTCACGCCACAGGGTCCGAAACAGAAAAAACGTCGTCTCCACCGGATGCGGAGAGTGGACCGGGCGGACCTCCAGGCCTTCGATGTCATTCCAGACCTCCGGGATCAGATCGTGGACATCAAAATATTCGCCAAACCGCTCCTCTTCGATGGAAAGCAAAGCAGCCACCTTTTTTTCCACGGTGGCCCGGACCAGTCGCGTGGCATAATAACCGACCTTCCGACTGGAACGCATCATCGTCGTGATGCCGGCAAAGTGGTCATCATGGGCATGGGTGTGGAAAATCCCCTCGATCTCATCGATACCGATCCCCAGGGACGACAGATTATAAAAAATGTTCGGACCGGCATCGATCAGATAGATCTTGCCGTGAAACATCAAAATACTCGACATGCTGGGACGGTTCACATCCCAACCATCCCCTTCTCCGGCGTGGACCACCGCGAAATACTCCCGGGGCAACAACTGATACCCCAGAGGATAGGCGGACTCATAGCGCATGCCCGGCATCAGGTTGAGATCCACCTGAACGGTCTGGCCTGCGTATTCAAACACGTACAAATTGGAACTTTTGCGACGGATCCACACGCCATCCCGAATCTCGACCGCTCCATCGCCGACGATCCGACAATCCAGCAACTCCCCGGAAGGACGAATCGCTCCGAAAGCAAACCGCAACTTCAGACGCATCATCTGGTCCGCGGTGCTTGCGTCAACACCGGTTGCCATGATCTCTTCCCGGGAAATCAAGCCATAGTTGCCCCGATAGATGTATTGCTTCTGGGCGTTGACCTGTTCCGCCTGTCCGATCAGCAACGGCTTTTGTCCGGTATTGTTGGGATGATTGGGGATAATCATGCCCTGCTTGTAAAGCATCTGCAGAACTGGAAACTCCCCCAGATTGGCAAATTCTCCGTTCTGGAGCGTGAGATCCGCAAGCAAAATGGCATTGGGACCGGTCTCGCAGGCGACACCACCTTTTTCGGTGGGCATGATCAAACCGCGTTTCATCAAATGCTTGACGCTGTCCATGGGACAACCGCATAAAATCCGCAGGCCCACATCCGGAATTTCCACCCAATGGATTCCTTGAGCCACCGTCAATTTAATAATCTTCATAATCATCCACCCAAAGACCCACCAATCCCCAAACCAAAACCCCATCCAGGACTTGGAACGCGCAACACCCCACCGATACCGACAGGACACGTGACTCAAAGCAAGAGCGGTGCAACGGTATCAACCGCATCTGGTTTTCCCGATCATGCCAATCATACCTTCTGAAGGACACATCAGTTTACCATGAGTCTATGCCGGGACCCAACCCTCCATACGCAACGTTCCAATGATCCATCCGCATGATCTCCTCCTCCCACACCCTCTGCAAGCCGTGTTACCCGTTCCCCGGGACACACCGTTTGACAACTCCCCCACCGCATACCCTGGTTGCGGATGGAATCACATGGTAGACTGAATGAGGAGGGTCAGAATTCCGGATTGGCGTGCCATGAACAGCGTATTCATGCCTGGAAACCGTCCAGGATCCAATCAGCCAAAAAGAGCAGCCATTCGACCCTTCTCCATCTTCAGTGACCCACAATAGAATCAAGGAGGTTGTCCCATGCAGACTTTTTTGAAATACATGCGTTCAGCGGTTCTTCTGTCGATCATCGTCCTGTCCGCGTCGATGGCGTCCGCGGATCCGGGCCTGGCGGTATCCAACATGACTTCAGACCAATCGATGGCCGAACCGCTGGTGCTGGCCTGGAATGATCGCCATGAAAGAAAATGCGTGAGAATCTGTCGTCACCGCTATCAGGAAGCCTTGCGGGACTGCGAAAGCGAACGCAGACACCATCATTGTGTCCAAAGGGCCAAAAGACAACATGAGAATTGTCTGAACCGGTGCGACTATTGAGTCATTCCTGATTGCGCGTCATCTCTTGCGCTCCCGAGAGACGGGTGAACCCGGGTACCCCTCATGCTGAAAAAACAGCCACCCCCCCATGATCCGTTTCATTGTGTTCTTTCTGGGCGGATTGGGGGTGGCGGCGGTTCTGCACGAACGGTTTCTGGGGTCGGTTTCCGTGTCACTGGATACGGAACGGATGGGATATGCAGCCGGATCGGCTTTTCTGCTCGCATGGCTGCTGACCTCCGTGAACTGGCATGGCCTGCCGAACCTCGTGAAAAGCATGGGCATCTGGATCGGTCTGTTGATGATCTTGGTGTTGGTTTATGGGGTTCGGCATGAATGGGCAGAGTTGTATCAACGTTTCCTGGCCATCCTGATCCCCCAACGCGGTTTTAGCCAGGATTCGGGGTCATGGAACGTCTTCAAGTCTGCCGATGGCCATTTTTATGTGGAAATCATGCTGAATCGCACCCCCATCCGCATGCTGGTGGATACCGGGGCCAGCGACATGATTCTGACCCGATCCGATGCCCGCAAAATCGGTTTGTCGCCGGAACGGCTCGAGTATACACGACACTACCAAACCGCCAATGGCGAAACCCGAGGGGCTCCGGTCCTGTTGGACGAAGTCCGTCTGGGCAGCTTGATCCTGCATCGCATGCCGGCTTCGGTCCTGACCGGAGAGGCCCACGAATCGTTGTTGGGCATGGCCTTTTTCAAACGGCTCGACTCGTATGAAGTCAAACAGGATCGTTTGACCTTCCGTTGGACCGTCAAGACCCCACCTTGAACTGTTGGCCTCTGACGATCCCCATCCTTCCAGCCCTGCCGGGGAGTGAGAGGCCCATGCTGGATGCTTGTCCTCCGTCGTCATGAGGATGGGCAACCGGGGAACCGGTCTGACCACGGGAGTCACCGGCGGCCAAGGATCTCCCAAACGCGTTCTTGCGGCCTCCCCGCATTATCGAACGTGAAAACTCCACCCCATGGATTCTTCAGGTTTGCGTTTCATGTAATCATATTTCCACTGCTGCAAACGCTTGTACAGCGCGGGAGAAACCGCCGCGCTCAAGGCAAACAGGCCATGCCATGGAAAACTCGGCACGATGGGAAACAATGGGCTTTCCAATCGCAACCCGGCACTGGCGATCTCTTGATAGAGTTGCTCCTTGCTGTATTCAATCTTGTGGTCGGTATCATCACGCGAATCAATTCCAGCTTGACGCAATTGCCTTTTCCAGGAAGTATCCCGGTTTGGCACGCTGATCACAATCGGGGCTTCATCTTTCTTGATGCGTTTCAATTCCTTCAGACACGCAATACGATTCTCCAGATGCTCCATGACATCGGAAAAATGAATCACATCAAACGTGTCGTCGGCAAAGGGATACGGTGTTTTCTCCAAATCGATGGGATATACCTCCACCACAACGCCACGGGCCAAAGCGCTCTCCCTGGTAATGCGAATATTATCCGGATTGTATTCAATCCCCACCGTGCGGGCTGCACCATACTCACACGCCTTCAGGCAGACGGCGCCGACACCACATCCGACATCCAAAAAATGAATGCCCGGCTTCAGAAATGGCTCCACATAGGAACCGGTTTTCGGATCAAATAAATGTTTTGGATGCACAGGATGTTGAGAATAGCCGCGCCACTGCATCGCCTTGCAGGCAAGTTGAGCAAAATACTTATTTTGCCACTTCAACCAAGCCAAATAACGACGTCTGGGATGCAGCACCCATGCACTCAACGTCCAATAAAGAGATTTGATCATTTGAATGACCCATGCCAACACGATCCGAGATTGATCCGCCATCAACATCCCCACCAGAACAACAGGTATCTTTATTTCTGGGATACAAACAAAAAATTCGGCGGGATGAACCAAAAGAAGTCCGGAACACAGACAGAACAGTGTCCTTTCTCACGTTCCACAGCCGCCTTATGGACAATAAATCATGAATATTGTCAGAACGCAAGATATTCAGGTAACAGGCAACCGAGGCATCCTGACTGGGCCACCTCGCCCAGGTGATGCGGATCCGGAATCCGCTTTCCATCTCTCCCGGGAGGCCGTATGATTGTTCAAGGATCTTGTCCGCCAAGCAAAGTTTCTGTTTGTCAGCCCCATCTTAACCACCCGGATGGATCCCAGCAAACGCAAAGATCCGACCACCCAGACCGTCTGTCCACCACAAAACCACCGCACAAGCCGAAAAACAGTCGTTCGGGAGACCAACCCCATCACACTCACGGGAGAACATACATATGGCGCAGGATGAAGTGACCGAGGTCACGACCCAATCCCTGGGGTCCAATCTGGGATCGTCGATCAAGGGGGCGTTATTCGGATTCGTGTTGATTCTGGGGGCGTTCGTGCTGTTGTGGTGGAACGAGGGTCGCACGGTCGAACACTACAAAACCTTGCGGGAGGGTCTCGCCCAGGTGGTCGAGGCGCAGACAGAGCGGATCGATCCCGCCATGGAAAAAAAGTTGATCCATGTGGCGGGCAAACTGCTGGTGAATGGCACACTCACGGACGCGGATTTCGGGATCACCACCCAGGCGGTACGGTTGAAACGCACCGTCTCCATGTATCAATGGGTGGAAAGCAAAAGCGAGGAGACCAACAAACAGTTGGGGGGTTCAACCGAAAAAGTGACCACTTACCGATATGCCAAAGAGTGGTCCGAGCAGGCGCATCCATCCAAAACGTTCAAAAACCCCCAGGGGCATGACAATCCAGCGGCATTCCTTTACGCGGGCCGGGAGTATTCCGCCACCGATGTGCAACTGGGGACACGTCGGCTTTCCGAGGGGTTGATTCAACAACTCTCCAACTTTGCCAGACTGGAGGTGACACCCGCAACCAAACTGCCGGCCCCCCTTCAGTCCAAAGCGAAACTCCATGACGGGGGATTTTTCATCGGCCAGGATCCACAGAATCCCGCAATCGGCGATCTCAAGGTCTCTTTTCAGACCGTCAACCCGGAAAGCGTCTCCGTCATCGCCAAACAACGGGGCAATACCTTTGAACCCTTCACCACCTATAATGGACCCCAATTTTCAGACCATGTGATAAGCTCTGAACCATCTCTAACATGCGAGGAGTGGATATGAGCAATATACGCAAACAACACACCAGTGTTTTCAAGGCAAAGGTAGCGCTTGCGGCCATTCGGGGAGAAGAAACGACAGCGCAGTTGGCAGCCCGTTATGAAGTTCATCCGACAATGATCAACTCGTGGAAAAAACAGTTGGAGGAGAGTGCTGCTGGCGTGTTTGATTCGAGTCGGAATGGCAGTAAGGAGAAAAAGACAGAGGAAACGCTTGCAGAGTTATACCGTCATATTGGTCAACTGAAAGTGGAGCGAGATTTTTTAGCCAAGCGGCCCGGGATCTAAGCCGCGAGGAGAAACTGACCATGGTAGAACCGGACCATGAACGGTTGAGCGTCCGCAAGCAATGTGAACTGCTGGTACTGAATAGGTCGTCGTTGTACTACCGGCATCATCCTGTTGAGAAAGATGACCTGGAGATGATGCGTTTGATTGATGAGCAGTTTTTGAAAACGCCGTTTTATGGTACTCGGCGGATGGCGGCACATTTGAGTCATGCCGGACATCCGATCAATCGGAAGCGGGTGCAACGGCTGATGGCCAGGATGGGCTTGGTAGCGATCCATCCAGGACCAAATACCAGCAAACCACACCCAGAACATAAGATCTATCCATATTTATTGAGGAATGTGGAGATCAATCGTTCCAACCAGGTTTGGTCTACAGACATCACATACCTACGGATGTCACAAGGGTTTATGTATTTGATAGCAATCATGGATTGGTATAGTCGAAAGGTGCTATCATGGCGTATTTCCAACACATTGGAGAGCAGGTTTTGCCTGGAAGCTTTGCAGGAAGCGTTTCAGATCTATGGCAGACCAGAGATTTTTAACACGGATCAGGGCAGCCAGTTTACCAGTGATGCATTTGTTAAGACAGTAGAAGCCACTGGAGCCAAGATGAGTATGGATGGACGGGGCCGGTGTCATGACAATATTTTCATCGAACGGTTGTGGCGGTCGGTAAAATACGAGTGCATATATTTGCATTCATTTAAAACTGGAAAAGATCTTCGCCAGAAGATGGGCGAGTGGTTTGACTGGTACAATCAGGAAAGGGTACATCAATCTTTAGGCTATTGTACACCGGACTTGGTCTATCAACAGGAACTACATCTCCGGGAGGTAGCATGATGTGGGGCATGCCTCCTGGTTACCCACAAATCCACAGGCCCGATGGGATTTTTGTGAGAATCCTGTGGCCTGTGGATTTGTGGATAACCAGGACCCAAGCCGGTGGGCATTGCCAAGTATTCAGTGTCTATAAAAATAAAAGCAAACAAGGTTCAGAGCTTATTCGCTTCATAAAATTGTCTTGACGATAGGGTCCACTTCAACCAGCACAGGCGAAACCATCGACCTGATTCACACCGGGGTACTGAGCGCCCAGGAGATCTTCCAGGAAGAAGAACGGACCAACGCCCTGTGGGCCTGGATTTTGCGGGGTGGGGGATTTTTGTGTCTGTGGCTGGGATTGAGTCTGCTCTTCAGCCCATTGCTGGCTTTGTTGAACATTCTGCCCTTTCTGGGGGATCTGGTGGGGATCGGAACCGGGCTGTTCAGCCTGGTGCTGAGTCTGTTTTTGTCCATCCTCGTCATCGCCATCGCTTGGCTGGTCTATCACCCCCTGATCGGTGGGGGACTCCTGCTGCTGGCGCTTCTGATCCTGTTCCTGGCAAAACGTACCCTGCCGAACCCCGCCCATTCCCGGTCCTGAAACAAACCCGGGATCAAGACCGCCATCAAAAAAAAACGGCCAGGATTGTCACGGCAAACGGTTCATCCGTGACAATCCTGGCCGGGTTCACACATACGACAACGCTTTCAGGATCCGACGGGCACCCGTTCGGTTCTGACAGGCATGTCATCGTACAGGTAGTTGGCATGAATCTGACCCCGATACAGATTGGTCAGATGATCGATCACCGCCGGGTCGGGTTCGACACCGGCCACGCTGTCTTTGGACTCCCGCCACGCCAGCAGCGCCAAGGAATGGGAACAGGCATCCACCAGGGAGGGTTCTTCCGCGATCATCACCGCCAACGCTTTCCGATCAAACTCATAAACCAATGCCGCGGTTTCGGCAATCGCCGTGGCCACCTGAGGCTGATGACAGAACAAGGCCCGCAGACCAAAAGCCTCGGTGGCGATGAAGCGCTCCGTGACCAGCTTGGTGCCATCCCGGTCTGTCAAGGTCCGTTTGACCATGCCCTCGCCGACGATAAACAGGGAATCCCGCTGCTCGCCAGCCTTGACGATGGTGGCTCCGGCGGCGAAATAACGTTCGCTCATGGTAGCGGCAATGCGTTTGCACACCGTGGCCGGCAGTTGCCGGAACACACGACACTGTTGCACCAGTCGCAACGTATCCAGGGAACGGTTGGCGATGGGAACGCGGCCTTGGGACTGGATGAACTCGGACTTGGGGAAGGAGACGGTGATTCCGGCGTCGCGCATGCATTGCAAGATGCTTTTGATCACCATGTGATCGGCCTTCCAGCGATCCCCGTAATTGGAAATGATATACGTGACCAGATAGACCACCCCATCCCGTTCGATCCGAATCGCGGTTACGCTGGGGGGACTGACATACGTTACGCCCATCGCTCCCAGCACCGCCGCATATAAAATACGCTCCGCGCTATCCACCGAGGTGTCGAAATCGATCACCACCTCGATGTTGCGGCGCGCCCGGGCATCCGGGGTGGTGAAGTTGACGATCACCGCATTGGCGAGGGTCAGATTGGGAATGATCAAGGTTTCTTCGTTTCTGGTCAGCAGATAGGTGGCGCGCCAGGTGATCTTGTCGACCTTGCCCCCCCATTTGTCGTTGATCTTGACGTTGTCTCCGGGTTTCAGAGGTTTTTCAACGTTGAGCAAAATCCCGGTAAAGGCCGACAACAACATGTCCCGCAGCGCGAGACCGATCACCATGACCGAAGCGCCTCCGGTGGCGACCAGCGCGGTGATGTCTCGTTTGAAGACCATCGAGAAGATGATGCAGATACCGATGAAAAAGATCAAAGCGCCGGTCAGATCGATCACCAGTTGGGGCAAAGCCTTGCCGGTTTTTCTTGGCAGAACCCCGTTCAGAATTTCGTGACGGACGAAGCGGGAACACAGGATCGTCAACACCAGCCCAAAGGCGCCGGCGATATACTGCTCCAGCGCCTGCTGCGGCATCCCCGAGACAAACGCCAACGGTCTGGTGAACAGATCATCCAGCAGGACCGCCATACCGAGTATGACGCCTGTTACCGTCATCTTGCCATAAATCTGCCAATATCCATTCATGGTAGCGATGCCCCTCAGACGGTAACCGGAAGACGAAGAACGAAGCCGGGTTCGGATGTGGAGACTTCGAGGCTGCCACCGTAGAATTCAAGGATGACCCGGGACAAGACCACCGCGATCAGGGGCGCGGTATTGGTTTCCGTGGCGTTGGAGACATTGCCGATGCGGGAGAGGAACTGACGGGACTCGTCGATCATGGCCTCGTTGGGCACACCGGCGTTGGCGAAGGCGGAACCGGTGATCGACAGATTCAGCCACCCTCCGTCCCGATCGTGGCGACAGGCCACGGTGATGTTGCCGCTGCCACTCTGATGGGCGGCGTAACCGACCAGACCGGAAATGGCCCGACGCAGCAGATCGGCATCCGCCCGGATCTGAGGCATATCCGCCGTTACCGTCGAAGCGATCTTGAGTTGCGGCAAACGACGCAGACTGGCCATGTCTTCGGCGATCACCAAGGCGGTCACATCGGCCACCGACACCAGGGGATTTTCCGCCTTGACCAGTTTCTGGCGGAAGAGTTCCAACTGCTGATAGTCGGCGACCAGACGGCTGAGACGGGCGGTTTTGTGCATGGAGAATTCAAACCGTTCCCGCAGGATCTGGCGCTGCTCCGGCAGGGGCA is a window encoding:
- a CDS encoding IS3 family transposase (programmed frameshift) — protein: MSNIRKQHTSVFKAKVALAAIRGEETTAQLAARYEVHPTMINSWKKQLEESAAGVFDSSRNGSKEKKTEETLAELYRHIGQLKVERDFLAKRPRDLSREEKLTMVEPDHERLSVRKQCELLVLNRSSLYYRHHPVEKDDLEMMRLIDEQFLKTPFYGTRRMAAHLSHAGHPINRKRVQRLMARMGLVAIHPGPNTSKPHPEHKIYPYLLRNVEINRSNQVWSTDITYLRMSQGFMYLIAIMDWYSRKVLSWRISNTLESRFCLEALQEAFQIYGRPEIFNTDQGSQFTSDAFVKTVEATGAKMSMDGRGRCHDNIFIERLWRSVKYECIYLHSFKTGKDLRQKMGEWFDWYNQERVHQSLGYCTPDLVYQQELHLREVA
- a CDS encoding bacteriohemerythrin, producing the protein MKIIKLTVAQGIHWVEIPDVGLRILCGCPMDSVKHLMKRGLIMPTEKGGVACETGPNAILLADLTLQNGEFANLGEFPVLQMLYKQGMIIPNHPNNTGQKPLLIGQAEQVNAQKQYIYRGNYGLISREEIMATGVDASTADQMMRLKLRFAFGAIRPSGELLDCRIVGDGAVEIRDGVWIRRKSSNLYVFEYAGQTVQVDLNLMPGMRYESAYPLGYQLLPREYFAVVHAGEGDGWDVNRPSMSSILMFHGKIYLIDAGPNIFYNLSSLGIGIDEIEGIFHTHAHDDHFAGITTMMRSSRKVGYYATRLVRATVEKKVAALLSIEEERFGEYFDVHDLIPEVWNDIEGLEVRPVHSPHPVETTFFLFRTLWRDGYRSYAHLADIVSLELLEKMIVEDATKPGVDRAYYEKIRNEYLTPADLKKLDIGGGMIHGMAADFATDRSARILLSHLARELTPAEKEIGSSAPHGMMDVLIPGESDFARRRAYAFLRSMFPTIPLHHLRILINNPVLDLKPGMIFLKEGEVPKNLHLILTGAVEQIRARDGYLGRLSSGAMIGEMSGLMGTASRYTFSTACFVMALEIPVLMYRELVQRNGFMERILRHSEFGTFLQSTALFSEGMSPPVMGPLLDNLTIRIIPAGEIVSCPDLNRIHIIRSGRIQRSIAGVHVDVLESGDYFGEERAVFNTPCLFRLMALEEVQLFQLPSHVVQNIPIVRWKLFEAYHTRTMMVVHGGGESGSFRWDSAFNIQLLEMDTHHKKLVEIANAIMEILRHGADREALESTFESLIDYTEYHFKAEEQLMQRYGYPDLERHQEKHRHLVQQVLEYRHQLQEPSVLHQADFKGFFTQWLVRHILNDDLNYGVFLNSKGVY
- a CDS encoding class I SAM-dependent methyltransferase, translated to MVHPAEFFVCIPEIKIPVVLVGMLMADQSRIVLAWVIQMIKSLYWTLSAWVLHPRRRYLAWLKWQNKYFAQLACKAMQWRGYSQHPVHPKHLFDPKTGSYVEPFLKPGIHFLDVGCGVGAVCLKACEYGAARTVGIEYNPDNIRITRESALARGVVVEVYPIDLEKTPYPFADDTFDVIHFSDVMEHLENRIACLKELKRIKKDEAPIVISVPNRDTSWKRQLRQAGIDSRDDTDHKIEYSKEQLYQEIASAGLRLESPLFPIVPSFPWHGLFALSAAVSPALYKRLQQWKYDYMKRKPEESMGWSFHVR
- a CDS encoding mechanosensitive ion channel family protein; the protein is MAVLLDDLFTRPLAFVSGMPQQALEQYIAGAFGLVLTILCSRFVRHEILNGVLPRKTGKALPQLVIDLTGALIFFIGICIIFSMVFKRDITALVATGGASVMVIGLALRDMLLSAFTGILLNVEKPLKPGDNVKINDKWGGKVDKITWRATYLLTRNEETLIIPNLTLANAVIVNFTTPDARARRNIEVVIDFDTSVDSAERILYAAVLGAMGVTYVSPPSVTAIRIERDGVVYLVTYIISNYGDRWKADHMVIKSILQCMRDAGITVSFPKSEFIQSQGRVPIANRSLDTLRLVQQCRVFRQLPATVCKRIAATMSERYFAAGATIVKAGEQRDSLFIVGEGMVKRTLTDRDGTKLVTERFIATEAFGLRALFCHQPQVATAIAETAALVYEFDRKALAVMIAEEPSLVDACSHSLALLAWRESKDSVAGVEPDPAVIDHLTNLYRGQIHANYLYDDMPVRTERVPVGS
- a CDS encoding TMEM43 family protein yields the protein MAQDEVTEVTTQSLGSNLGSSIKGALFGFVLILGAFVLLWWNEGRTVEHYKTLREGLAQVVEAQTERIDPAMEKKLIHVAGKLLVNGTLTDADFGITTQAVRLKRTVSMYQWVESKSEETNKQLGGSTEKVTTYRYAKEWSEQAHPSKTFKNPQGHDNPAAFLYAGREYSATDVQLGTRRLSEGLIQQLSNFARLEVTPATKLPAPLQSKAKLHDGGFFIGQDPQNPAIGDLKVSFQTVNPESVSVIAKQRGNTFEPFTTYNGPQFSDHVISSEPSLTCEEWI
- a CDS encoding TIGR02281 family clan AA aspartic protease, with protein sequence MIRFIVFFLGGLGVAAVLHERFLGSVSVSLDTERMGYAAGSAFLLAWLLTSVNWHGLPNLVKSMGIWIGLLMILVLVYGVRHEWAELYQRFLAILIPQRGFSQDSGSWNVFKSADGHFYVEIMLNRTPIRMLVDTGASDMILTRSDARKIGLSPERLEYTRHYQTANGETRGAPVLLDEVRLGSLILHRMPASVLTGEAHESLLGMAFFKRLDSYEVKQDRLTFRWTVKTPP